In Acidiphilium acidophilum, one genomic interval encodes:
- a CDS encoding TlpA family protein disulfide reductase, whose protein sequence is MIASLMPTLNNVRRLALLAGVMALPGLAVASPSGVMGPKDAPDPGNQPAPVASFISGGRAVSLRSYAGHPIMLWQVATWCGSCRAGLRVLARNQAMIDKTGIRVIVLRDYRNGGYPGIGITKFAERAAPGLMHDPHFIFGDDTRALYTLYNPHHYVDVYDLIGKDRKIKVVSSTPSATFGRIEAFIAAERS, encoded by the coding sequence ATGATCGCGTCCCTGATGCCGACCCTGAACAATGTGCGCCGTCTTGCGCTGCTTGCCGGTGTGATGGCGCTGCCCGGGCTTGCGGTGGCTTCGCCCTCGGGCGTGATGGGGCCGAAGGATGCGCCTGATCCGGGCAATCAGCCGGCACCCGTTGCCTCGTTCATCAGCGGGGGCAGGGCGGTTTCGCTGCGTTCGTATGCGGGGCATCCGATCATGCTTTGGCAGGTCGCCACGTGGTGCGGCAGTTGCCGGGCCGGGCTGCGGGTGTTGGCGCGGAATCAGGCGATGATCGACAAGACCGGCATCAGGGTGATCGTTCTGCGCGATTACCGGAATGGCGGCTATCCGGGGATCGGCATTACCAAATTCGCGGAGCGGGCGGCGCCGGGGCTGATGCACGATCCGCATTTCATCTTCGGTGACGACACCCGGGCGTTGTACACGCTCTACAACCCGCATCATTATGTCGATGTCTATGACCTGATCGGCAAGGATCGGAAGATCAAGGTGGTGTCCTCGACCCCTTCGGCGACTTTCGGCAGGATCGAGGCGTTCATCGCGGCTGAACGCTCATGA
- the merA gene encoding mercury(II) reductase, translating to MTDLLLRVTGMTCVHCARRVEEALNRLPGVAASVSFQDRTVEVRGDGPGGLDALRAAVAQGGYGLERIDAELSDERGPGLHVAIIGSGGAAFAAAIRAVEAGARVTMIEHAARIGGTCVNVGCVPSKILLRAAEIRHDQGHHRFEGIGRLDLPVDRGALLAQMRDRVDALRGAKYERIIEGMLGIALLRGTAWFEDARTLVVEDATGGRTRLTADRVLIATGASPVIPPIPGLEGTPYWTSSEALFAAMAPASLIVIGSSFVALELAQAYHRLGTEVTVLARASLLTRDDPELGAGLLAAFEAEGITVLTGTTAQAVRHEADRFEVTLQCGSRDGMTMCAAQLLIAAGRRANTGALGLDAAGVMVDRDGAVVVDDHMRSSVARIYAAGDCSTMPQLVYVAAAAGTRAAINMTGGDAALDLGIVPAVVFTDPAVATVGLDEAQARAAGIEPVSRRLDLENVPRALANFDTTGFVKLVAEAGSQRLIGAQILAHNAGEMIQTAAIAIRYRMTVEELGNMLFPYLVMTEGLKLAAQTFTRDVSQLSCCAG from the coding sequence ATGACGGATTTATTGCTGCGGGTGACCGGAATGACGTGCGTGCATTGTGCGCGACGCGTCGAGGAGGCGCTGAACCGGTTGCCGGGGGTGGCGGCGTCGGTTTCGTTTCAGGACCGGACCGTGGAGGTTCGTGGCGATGGGCCTGGCGGGTTGGATGCGCTGCGGGCGGCGGTGGCGCAAGGTGGCTATGGGCTGGAGCGTATCGACGCCGAATTGTCCGATGAGCGCGGCCCGGGGCTGCATGTGGCGATCATCGGCAGCGGTGGGGCTGCTTTTGCCGCCGCGATCCGTGCGGTGGAGGCGGGGGCGCGGGTGACGATGATCGAGCACGCGGCGCGCATCGGCGGCACCTGTGTCAATGTGGGGTGCGTGCCCTCGAAGATTTTGTTGCGGGCGGCGGAGATCAGGCACGATCAGGGGCATCATCGGTTCGAGGGGATCGGGCGGCTGGATCTGCCGGTCGATCGGGGGGCGTTGCTTGCCCAGATGCGCGACCGCGTCGATGCGCTGCGCGGGGCGAAATATGAACGGATCATCGAGGGGATGCTGGGGATTGCGCTGCTGCGCGGCACGGCATGGTTCGAGGATGCGCGGACGCTTGTGGTGGAGGATGCGACCGGGGGGAGGACGCGGCTGACGGCGGACCGGGTTTTGATCGCGACCGGGGCCTCGCCGGTGATTCCGCCGATTCCCGGCCTGGAGGGTACGCCCTACTGGACTTCGAGCGAGGCGTTGTTCGCCGCGATGGCGCCGGCCAGCCTGATCGTGATCGGGTCGTCTTTCGTGGCGCTGGAACTGGCCCAGGCTTATCATCGGCTCGGGACGGAGGTGACGGTTCTGGCGCGTGCGTCCCTGCTGACGCGGGATGATCCGGAGCTCGGGGCCGGGTTGCTGGCGGCGTTCGAGGCGGAGGGGATCACGGTGTTGACCGGGACCACGGCGCAGGCAGTGCGGCATGAGGCCGACCGGTTCGAGGTGACGCTGCAATGCGGGAGTCGCGACGGAATGACGATGTGCGCCGCGCAACTCCTCATTGCGGCGGGGCGGCGGGCCAATACCGGGGCGCTCGGCCTCGATGCCGCGGGGGTGATGGTGGACCGGGACGGGGCTGTGGTGGTCGATGATCATATGCGGAGTTCGGTCGCGCGGATTTATGCCGCCGGTGACTGCAGCACGATGCCGCAACTGGTTTATGTCGCGGCTGCGGCCGGGACCCGTGCCGCGATCAATATGACTGGCGGGGATGCTGCGCTCGATCTCGGCATTGTGCCTGCGGTGGTGTTCACCGATCCGGCGGTGGCGACGGTGGGCCTCGATGAGGCGCAGGCGCGGGCGGCGGGGATCGAGCCGGTCAGCCGTCGTCTCGATCTGGAAAACGTGCCGCGGGCCTTGGCCAATTTCGATACGACCGGCTTTGTGAAGCTGGTGGCGGAGGCGGGGTCGCAGCGGCTGATCGGGGCGCAGATACTCGCGCATAATGCGGGGGAGATGATCCAGACCGCGGCGATCGCGATCAGATATCGCATGACCGTGGAGGAACTCGGCAACATGCTGTTCCCTTATCTGGTGATGACCGAGGGGCTCAAGCTTGCCGCCCAGACCTTCACCCGTGACGTTTCGCAACTCTCCTGCTGCGCGGGTTGA
- a CDS encoding MerR family transcriptional regulator translates to MSPNPRPSGSTVPIGLVSRRSGCSIDTIRFYEKTGILPQARRTEAGRRVFDESDIARITFIRRARELGFSLDEVRGLLALAEGTGDSCDQVQSLARHHLDEIATRIADLTTMQTVLDALVAQCAQGTNPTCPLIAALSDDRRHRGA, encoded by the coding sequence ATGTCCCCAAACCCCCGACCGTCCGGATCAACCGTCCCGATCGGCCTCGTTTCCCGGCGCAGCGGATGCAGCATCGATACCATCCGGTTCTACGAAAAAACCGGCATCCTGCCCCAGGCACGCCGCACCGAAGCCGGTCGCCGGGTCTTTGACGAGAGCGACATCGCCCGCATCACCTTCATCCGCCGCGCCCGCGAACTCGGCTTCTCCCTCGATGAAGTGCGCGGCCTCCTCGCCCTCGCCGAAGGCACCGGGGACAGTTGCGACCAGGTCCAATCCCTCGCCCGCCACCACCTCGACGAAATCGCCACCCGAATCGCCGACCTGACCACAATGCAAACCGTCCTCGACGCCTTGGTCGCCCAATGCGCCCAGGGCACCAACCCCACCTGCCCCCTGATCGCCGCCCTCTCGGACGACCGCCGACACCGCGGCGCCTGA
- a CDS encoding IS1634 family transposase — protein sequence MFIRKTKTRNKSDNETYFTYRLVASERIGKQVRQITLLNLGRQFDLPQSDWQALCARIDALLAGQVGMLAEPEIIETLAQRYAARLIAAQPGAARSDAGHQAPPTPSTAVQASLFPSPAAPSAVYAEVDIASLQLIRPRSVGVEAVGLAAMNWLGIDQILRDLDFNGVQRAAVVGSLIGRMAAPGSELATWRWLRERSALGELLDVDFEAMPLIRLYRTSDLLVRHRDKIETALFSRIQDLFGLPVTVTLYDLTNTYFEGTASGNAKAARGRSKEKRTDCPLVTLGLVLDGSGFVRRSKMFAGNVGEATTLEEMLDGLTAPKGALVIMDAGIATAANVAWLIKHGYRYLVVSRERTRQFDPDQAISTLTASNETVQLQRVLSEDGTEVRLYCHSEGRKTKETAITDRFITRFEAGLTTLVDGLAKPHGQKNLADIQRRIGRLIEKSSGIGQHYEIIVTPDETGTKAASITWVKVPLEGSMLTHPGVYCLRSNETTWDAATLWHTYTMLTDLEAVFRGLKSELGLRPVFHHKADRTEGHLFITVLAYQLVQAIRHKLKAAGEPLSWTRLREIISVQQRITATFQQRDGRTLHVRKATVAEPALRRIYDALALNASPGGIQKLTV from the coding sequence ATGTTTATCCGCAAAACAAAAACCCGGAATAAGTCCGATAACGAAACATACTTCACCTATCGCCTCGTCGCCTCCGAGCGCATCGGTAAGCAGGTCCGCCAGATCACCCTGCTCAACCTTGGCCGCCAGTTCGACCTGCCACAGAGCGACTGGCAGGCCCTGTGCGCCAGGATAGACGCCTTGCTTGCCGGACAGGTCGGTATGCTCGCAGAACCCGAGATCATCGAGACCTTGGCTCAACGATATGCCGCCCGTCTTATTGCGGCCCAGCCAGGGGCAGCCCGATCGGATGCTGGACACCAAGCTCCACCGACCCCGTCGACCGCCGTTCAGGCATCCTTATTCCCATCACCTGCCGCGCCATCTGCAGTTTACGCCGAGGTCGACATCGCCTCGCTGCAACTCATCCGGCCCCGGTCGGTCGGGGTCGAAGCGGTCGGCCTTGCAGCGATGAACTGGTTGGGAATCGATCAGATTCTCCGCGATCTCGATTTCAATGGTGTCCAGCGAGCCGCGGTGGTCGGCAGCCTCATAGGTCGCATGGCAGCGCCGGGCAGCGAACTCGCAACCTGGCGCTGGCTGCGCGAGCGCAGTGCCCTCGGCGAACTGCTGGACGTGGACTTCGAAGCCATGCCGTTGATCCGTCTGTATCGGACCTCCGACCTTCTTGTGCGACACCGTGACAAGATCGAGACCGCACTGTTCAGCCGGATCCAGGATTTGTTTGGACTGCCGGTTACCGTCACCCTCTACGATCTGACCAACACGTATTTCGAAGGTACCGCCAGCGGTAACGCCAAGGCTGCTCGCGGTCGATCAAAGGAGAAGCGAACCGACTGCCCTCTGGTTACCCTCGGCCTGGTCCTCGATGGCAGCGGCTTCGTGCGCCGCTCAAAGATGTTCGCCGGCAATGTCGGTGAAGCCACGACCCTTGAGGAGATGCTCGACGGCCTCACCGCTCCCAAGGGGGCGCTGGTCATCATGGATGCCGGCATCGCGACCGCAGCCAACGTCGCTTGGCTCATAAAACACGGATACCGTTACCTGGTGGTCAGCCGCGAACGCACCCGCCAGTTCGATCCGGATCAGGCGATCAGCACGCTGACCGCGTCGAACGAGACGGTCCAATTGCAACGTGTGCTGAGCGAGGATGGCACGGAGGTTCGGCTCTATTGCCATTCCGAGGGGCGCAAGACCAAGGAGACCGCAATCACTGATCGGTTCATCACCCGGTTCGAGGCCGGTCTCACCACGCTCGTCGACGGACTGGCAAAACCCCACGGACAGAAAAACCTGGCTGATATCCAGCGACGCATCGGCCGATTGATAGAGAAGAGCAGCGGCATCGGGCAACACTACGAGATCATCGTGACTCCCGATGAGACCGGAACCAAGGCCGCGTCGATCACCTGGGTCAAGGTTCCACTCGAGGGTTCAATGCTGACACATCCCGGGGTCTATTGTCTGCGCAGCAATGAAACCACCTGGGACGCCGCCACCTTGTGGCACACCTACACCATGTTGACCGATCTGGAGGCGGTGTTCCGCGGTCTCAAATCGGAACTCGGCCTCCGACCGGTGTTCCATCACAAAGCGGACCGCACCGAAGGGCATCTGTTCATCACCGTGCTGGCCTATCAACTGGTCCAGGCAATCCGGCATAAACTGAAAGCGGCAGGGGAGCCCCTGTCATGGACCCGATTGCGCGAAATCATCTCGGTGCAGCAACGGATCACCGCAACCTTCCAGCAGCGCGACGGTCGCACCCTGCATGTCCGCAAGGCCACAGTCGCCGAACCAGCCTTGCGCCGGATTTATGATGCGTTGGCACTCAATGCCTCGCCAGGAGGGATCCAGAAACTCACCGTCTGA
- a CDS encoding invasion associated locus B family protein codes for MKHAPLLLLLAVAAPGLGFAATTPAADAPKPLGVFKSWTAATYGTGADKACYAFALSTLPKGSKATPAMLTVTERAAFRDEISLSQGITYTKDAKVDLAVGGTKLKFFTKDNMAYAMKGAETTKAFLGGSSVTATASAPNAKPVSDKFGLDGFSDAYKAIQKACPASAPTPKKS; via the coding sequence ATGAAACACGCACCCCTCCTGCTCCTGCTCGCCGTGGCGGCCCCTGGCCTCGGTTTCGCAGCCACCACCCCCGCCGCCGATGCGCCGAAACCCCTCGGCGTCTTCAAATCATGGACCGCCGCAACCTACGGCACCGGAGCCGACAAGGCGTGCTACGCCTTCGCCCTGAGCACCCTGCCCAAAGGCAGCAAAGCCACCCCCGCAATGCTCACCGTCACCGAACGCGCCGCGTTCCGCGATGAAATCTCCCTGAGCCAGGGCATCACCTACACCAAGGACGCCAAGGTCGACCTCGCCGTCGGCGGCACCAAGCTGAAATTCTTCACCAAGGACAACATGGCCTACGCGATGAAAGGGGCCGAAACCACCAAAGCCTTTCTCGGCGGCTCCTCCGTCACCGCCACTGCCAGCGCCCCGAATGCCAAGCCGGTGAGCGACAAATTCGGGCTCGATGGCTTCTCGGATGCCTACAAGGCAATCCAGAAAGCCTGCCCGGCCAGCGCTCCCACCCCGAAAAAGAGCTAG
- the rlmN gene encoding 23S rRNA (adenine(2503)-C(2))-methyltransferase RlmN, with protein MSATLDLDEAERTRILAKAAIFAPPPALLDDGRRDLVGMSRAELAEAVASIGEAPFRAKQIWHWIYHQGVTDFAAMANIAKPMREKLAAHFVIGRPGIAADQLSADQTRKMLFRFRDNEAVETVYIPDVTEDRGAVCISSQVGCTLSCRFCHTGTQRLTRNLSAAEIVGQFMAMRDAYGEWPSPKGDTPRLLSTIVLMGMGEPLYNYENVAAAMKIIMDGEGIGLSRRRITLSTSGVVPMMDRCGAELGVNLAVSLHAVRDQVRDVIVPLNRKYNIAELIAACRRYPAASNARRITFEYVMLKGINDSEADAHELVRLIEGIPAKVNLIPFNPWPGSTYETSSGNAIHRFAAIVMNAGYAAPVRTPRGRDILAACGQLKSTLAPS; from the coding sequence ATGTCCGCCACGCTCGATCTCGACGAGGCCGAGCGCACCCGCATCCTGGCCAAAGCCGCGATCTTCGCGCCCCCGCCCGCGCTGCTGGATGACGGGCGCCGCGACCTGGTCGGAATGTCCCGCGCCGAACTCGCCGAAGCTGTGGCCTCGATCGGCGAAGCCCCGTTCCGCGCCAAGCAGATCTGGCACTGGATCTATCATCAGGGCGTCACCGATTTCGCCGCCATGGCGAATATCGCGAAACCGATGCGCGAAAAACTCGCCGCACATTTCGTGATCGGCCGCCCCGGCATCGCCGCCGATCAGCTCAGCGCCGACCAGACCCGGAAAATGCTGTTCCGGTTTCGCGACAACGAAGCGGTCGAAACCGTCTATATCCCCGATGTCACCGAAGATCGCGGAGCAGTCTGCATCTCCTCGCAGGTCGGCTGCACCCTCTCCTGCCGCTTCTGTCACACCGGCACCCAGCGCCTCACCCGCAATCTGTCCGCCGCCGAAATCGTCGGCCAGTTCATGGCGATGCGCGATGCCTACGGCGAATGGCCGAGCCCGAAAGGCGACACCCCGCGCCTCCTTTCGACCATCGTGCTGATGGGCATGGGCGAGCCGCTCTACAATTATGAAAACGTCGCCGCCGCGATGAAGATCATCATGGATGGGGAAGGCATCGGCCTCTCGCGCCGCCGCATCACCCTCTCGACCTCCGGCGTCGTCCCGATGATGGACCGCTGCGGCGCCGAACTCGGCGTCAACCTCGCAGTCTCGCTCCACGCCGTCCGCGACCAGGTCAGGGACGTCATCGTCCCGCTCAACCGCAAATACAATATCGCGGAACTGATCGCCGCCTGCCGCCGTTATCCCGCCGCCTCCAACGCAAGGCGGATCACCTTCGAATACGTCATGCTCAAAGGCATCAACGATTCCGAAGCCGATGCCCATGAGCTGGTGCGGCTGATCGAAGGCATCCCGGCCAAGGTCAACCTGATCCCCTTCAACCCCTGGCCCGGCTCGACCTATGAAACATCGAGCGGCAACGCCATCCACCGGTTCGCCGCCATCGTGATGAATGCGGGCTACGCGGCCCCGGTGCGCACCCCGCGCGGGCGGGACATCCTGGCCGCCTGCGGTCAGCTGAAATCCACCCTCGCGCCGAGCTGA
- a CDS encoding FkbM family methyltransferase, with protein MIEVEAQSPPAAPRLRRLRSTFGAIAGGLGVASVPPVLPDRSDMTRALAAVFKVLAIDLVIDIGAGSGAFGTMARAGGYGGHIASFEPVPSLFAGVEALAAADRRWEVSPVAIGAGAGTLPLNIMDLGAAAARRATITRRDVAMRSLDQVLPPLLARHDARRVFLNIDAPLREREILAGAEQSLGWIGAVQTRLGTTLKSDGMPHYLAILSLFEAKHFSPHRFFPLGEDLAGPVDFTCCLVSNAKNGTG; from the coding sequence ATGATCGAGGTCGAAGCCCAGTCACCCCCTGCAGCACCACGCCTTCGGCGGCTCCGATCCACGTTCGGGGCGATTGCCGGGGGGTTGGGGGTGGCCTCCGTCCCGCCGGTCCTGCCCGACCGTTCCGATATGACGAGGGCGCTTGCGGCGGTTTTCAAGGTGTTGGCGATCGATCTCGTGATCGATATCGGGGCGGGGTCTGGCGCGTTCGGCACCATGGCGCGGGCAGGCGGGTATGGCGGTCACATCGCCTCGTTCGAGCCGGTTCCAAGCCTGTTCGCCGGCGTCGAGGCTTTGGCTGCGGCTGATCGACGCTGGGAGGTGAGCCCGGTCGCGATCGGTGCCGGGGCCGGGACGCTGCCTCTCAACATCATGGATCTGGGCGCGGCTGCGGCGCGGCGGGCGACCATCACCCGCCGGGATGTGGCGATGCGCAGCCTCGATCAGGTGCTGCCGCCGCTGCTCGCCCGGCATGATGCGCGGCGGGTTTTTCTCAACATCGATGCGCCGCTGCGCGAACGGGAGATTCTCGCCGGGGCGGAGCAATCGCTCGGGTGGATCGGCGCGGTTCAGACCCGGTTGGGCACCACCCTGAAATCGGACGGGATGCCGCATTACCTTGCGATTCTGTCCCTGTTCGAGGCCAAGCATTTCTCGCCGCACCGATTTTTTCCGCTGGGGGAGGATCTGGCCGGACCGGTCGATTTTACCTGCTGCCTCGTGAGCAACGCGAAAAACGGGACCGGTTGA
- a CDS encoding PRC-barrel domain-containing protein encodes MNNKVRTGVALACLIAMPAARAQSVPYDASPSALLPPPPPVVRPPKPVPPKLEHIEKVHAEGLLGQPVTNAGGKIIGHVVDVLIDQTGMPKAAVVEFAGFLGLGDRKIAIAWDALHFAVAKGQIVITVTLDADKLKALPEYKPDDKSVPVAVAKPAKPDTKAAP; translated from the coding sequence ATGAATAACAAAGTGCGCACCGGCGTGGCGCTCGCATGTCTCATCGCCATGCCCGCCGCCCGCGCGCAATCGGTGCCCTACGATGCCAGCCCCTCGGCCCTGTTGCCGCCTCCACCACCCGTGGTGCGGCCCCCGAAGCCGGTGCCGCCCAAGCTCGAACACATCGAGAAAGTCCACGCCGAAGGCCTGCTCGGCCAGCCGGTCACCAACGCAGGCGGAAAAATCATCGGCCATGTCGTCGATGTGCTGATCGACCAGACCGGCATGCCCAAGGCCGCCGTGGTCGAATTCGCCGGCTTCCTCGGCCTCGGCGACCGGAAAATCGCGATCGCGTGGGACGCCCTGCATTTCGCGGTGGCCAAGGGCCAGATCGTCATCACCGTCACGCTGGATGCCGACAAGCTCAAAGCCCTGCCTGAATACAAACCCGACGACAAATCCGTCCCCGTCGCGGTCGCAAAACCGGCCAAACCCGATACCAAAGCCGCGCCTTGA
- a CDS encoding MFS transporter: protein MRSSPGSKRSLQGLDWLNFCVADVQTGFGPFIAIYLTTQRWTDIAIGSVLSLGTLVAMASQLPAGALVDWMPSKRLAAALAIAAITASALLFVLMPTHFGIGLAEVMHGFASCMLNPAIAAITISLVGSAALGERLGRNARYSSLGNGVAAAVMGGFGYYFAPGSVFWLTALLGVPSLFALSRIESRRVVRAQADAARPHRSTAAELRALFLDRRLLAFMACIVMFQMADAAMLPFVGSELAAKAGGIANLVIAACIVAPQAVVALMSPWVGRAAQRYGRRAVLLLGFGAEPVRGLLFGLISAPIPVVLIQSINGISAAVIGVLLPLIAADIARERGHFNLIMGAIGLAVGLGATVSTAAAGAISTRIGDHAAFFALAGAGLIGTILVWFLMPETARDQVTVTVPSDPR from the coding sequence TTGAGGTCGTCCCCCGGCTCGAAGCGCAGCCTGCAGGGGCTGGACTGGCTGAATTTCTGCGTCGCCGACGTCCAGACCGGGTTCGGCCCGTTCATCGCGATCTACCTGACCACCCAGCGCTGGACCGACATCGCGATCGGCAGTGTCCTCTCGCTCGGCACCCTGGTCGCCATGGCCAGCCAGCTCCCCGCCGGTGCCCTGGTCGACTGGATGCCGAGCAAGCGCCTCGCCGCCGCCCTCGCCATCGCCGCCATCACCGCCAGCGCCCTGCTCTTCGTCCTGATGCCGACCCATTTCGGCATCGGCCTTGCCGAGGTGATGCACGGATTCGCAAGCTGCATGCTCAATCCCGCCATCGCCGCCATCACCATCAGCCTGGTCGGCAGCGCGGCTCTGGGCGAACGACTGGGCCGCAACGCCCGCTACAGCTCGCTCGGCAACGGCGTCGCCGCGGCGGTGATGGGCGGGTTCGGCTATTATTTCGCCCCGGGCTCGGTGTTCTGGCTCACCGCCCTGCTCGGCGTCCCCTCGCTGTTCGCCCTCTCGCGGATCGAATCCCGCCGCGTGGTCCGCGCCCAAGCCGATGCCGCGCGGCCCCATCGCAGCACTGCGGCGGAACTGCGCGCCTTGTTCCTCGACCGCCGGCTCCTCGCCTTCATGGCCTGCATCGTGATGTTCCAGATGGCCGACGCCGCGATGCTGCCCTTCGTCGGCAGCGAACTCGCGGCCAAAGCGGGCGGTATCGCCAACCTCGTCATCGCCGCCTGCATCGTGGCGCCCCAGGCGGTGGTCGCGCTGATGTCGCCCTGGGTCGGCCGCGCCGCCCAGCGCTATGGCCGCCGCGCCGTGCTCCTGCTCGGCTTCGGTGCCGAACCGGTGCGCGGGCTGCTGTTCGGCCTGATCTCGGCGCCGATCCCGGTGGTGCTGATCCAGTCGATCAACGGGATCAGCGCCGCGGTCATCGGTGTGCTGCTGCCGCTGATCGCCGCCGACATCGCGCGCGAGCGGGGGCATTTCAACCTGATCATGGGCGCCATCGGCCTCGCCGTCGGCCTCGGCGCGACGGTGAGCACCGCCGCCGCCGGCGCGATCTCAACCCGGATCGGCGACCACGCCGCGTTTTTCGCCCTCGCCGGCGCCGGGTTGATCGGCACCATCCTGGTCTGGTTCCTGATGCCGGAAACCGCGCGCGATCAGGTCACCGTCACCGTCCCCTCCGACCCGCGCTGA